Proteins co-encoded in one Ziziphus jujuba cultivar Dongzao chromosome 9, ASM3175591v1 genomic window:
- the LOC107426890 gene encoding uncharacterized protein LOC107426890, translating to MKSPCVILALLSLLLFTSTMESRIEPEAYWRSVMKDQPMPKAIHRLIPSYSAPKHANERSNFNNEEEVNSSGENSYSTPDVSIIYNDVVKTGRPSVKHYETSPDVSIIYNDDVKATKPSVKNFEAAPDVSVVYQDARTKGSLIKDFETAPDISIIYQDARTKGSPIKDFEAAPDVSIIYNNNDAKTAKYSVEVFEASPDVSIIYNDKKPTESTVRDFDQVTPDTTIIYNGAKPIKSTVKNFERIPDVSIIYQDDVKTGKSYVKHLEDTSDVTIIYHDDAETAESFVKDFETVPDVRATYHGGVGPYKGQKPSAKPRPEKSVYVE from the exons ATGAAATCCCCTTGTGTTATTTTAGCTCTCCTTTCCCTTCTTTTG TTTACTAGTACCATGGAATCAAGAATTGAACCAGAAGCATACTGGAGAAGTGTGATGAAAGATCAACCTATGCCAAAGGCAATTCACAGGCTCATTCCTTCATATTCAGCACCAAAGCATGCCAATGAAAGATCCAACTTCAATAATGAAGAAGAAGTGAACTCTTCCGGTGAGAACTCTTATTCCACACCTGATGTCTCAATTATTTACAATGATGTTGTTAAAACAGGAAGACCTTCTGTTAAGCATTATGAGACCTCCCCTGATGTCTCAATTATTTACAACGACGATGTTAAAGCTACAAAACCATCTGTTAAGAACTTTGAGGCCGCACCTGATGTCTCAGTTGTTTACCAAGATGCTAGAACAAAAGGGTCTTTGATTAAGGACTTTGAGACCGCACCTGATATCTCAATTATTTACCAAGACGCTAGAACAAAAGGGTCTCCAATTAAGGACTTTGAGGCAGCACCGGATGTCtcaattatttacaataataatgATGCTAAAACAGCAAAATACTCTGTGGAGGTGTTTGAAGCCAGCCCTGACGTCTCAATTATATACAATGATAAAAAGCCAACAGAATCCACTGTCAGGGATTTTGATCAGGTCACCCCGGATACCACAATTATTTATAATGGTGCTAAACCAATAAAATCCACTGTTAAAAACTTTGAAAGAATTCCGGATGTCTCAATTATTTACCAAGATGATGTTAAAACAGGAAAATCCTATGTTAAGCACTTAGAAGACACATCCGATGTCACAATTATTTACCATGATGATGCAGAAACAGCAGAATCCTTTGTTAAGGACTTTGAGACCGTGCCTGATGTCAGAGCAACCTACCATGGTGGTGTTGGTCCTTATAAGGGACAGAAACCATCTGCAAAGCCGAGGCCAGAGAAATCTGTTTACGTGGAGTGA
- the LOC107426892 gene encoding BURP domain protein USPL1 isoform X2 encodes MERMSRISRTPNKCAKGSESKQIRSEDNNIIIQLPGSNVNPHKKSDAIHFPQLGMVHKFDPQGHTDNHHHPSISHMDHKMDPSAMRFFTIEDMFVGKKMPLYFHRTDPSNSPHFLPRDEADSIPFSSKQLPDLLRRFAFYPDSSQAKSMERSLRQCEAEPMEGETNFCATSLESMLDYNRGVFGLNTPFRLVTTIYFSHTDVSFQNYTILEAPKQILATKMVACHSLPYPYAVFYCHSQKSENKVYKVLIGGDNGERMEAVAVCHMDTSQWSRDHASFRVLGIERGTSPVCHFFPADNLIWVPALASI; translated from the exons ATGGAAAGGATGAGCAGAATCAGTAGGACTCCTAATAAA TGTGCCAAAGGAAGTGAATCTAAGCAGATTAGAAGCGAAGACAACAATATCATTATTCAACTCCCTGGCAGTAATGTTAATCCCCATAAGAAATCTGATGCTATTCATTTCCCACAACTCGGCATGGTTCATAAATTTGATCCTCAGGGACATACTgataatcatcatcatccatCAATATCCCACATGGATCACAAAATGGACCCTTCAGCAATGCGTTTCTTCACCATAGAAGACATGTTCGTTGGGAAAAAGATGCCTCTTTATTTCCACAGGACAGATCCTTCAAATTCTCCACACTTTTTGCCCAGAGATGAAGCTGATTCGATTCCTTTCTCATCGAAACAACTTCCGGACCTTCTTCGACGTTTCGCTTTCTATCCGGACTCTTCACAGGCCAAATCCATGGAAAGATCACTCAGACAATGTGAGGCTGAACCCATGGAAGGAGAGACAAACTTCTGTGCTACATCCTTAGAATCGATGCTTGACTATAACCGCGGCGTTTTCGGATTAAATACGCCTTTCAGACTTGTAACCACTATCTATTTCTCCCATACGGATGTGAGTTTCCAGAATTATACAATCTTGGAAGCTCCTAAACAGATATTGGCAACCAAAATGGTGGCATGCCATTCCTTGCCATACCCTTATGCAGTATTCTATTGCCATAGCCAGAAGAGTGAGAACAAGGTGTATAAGGTTTTAATTGGTGGTGACAATGGGGAGAGGATGGAAGCTGTTGCTGTTTGTCACATGGACACGTCGCAGTGGAGCCGCGATCATGCGTCGTTTCGTGTGCTTGGGATCGAGCGGGGGACTTCCCCTGTTTGCCATTTCTTCCCTGCTGATAATCTCATCTGGGTTCCAGCACTTGCTTCCATTTAA
- the LOC107426896 gene encoding BURP domain protein USPL1: MPPAKKFCSLPLYALVLVLLSAQENRARKITTGYGKDSNENMVVLQQHAMDNHLQLQTAYREESHEQKLQFKYNNNDDHGHHIQKLRNHEHGHSSSHMDHTDPALNVFFTTNDLVVGKTMPIYFPRNDLSASPRLLPREEADSIPFSASQIQYLLDYFSFSKGSPQAKAIEYTLRQCELEPIKGETRFCATSLESMLEFARDIFGFDARFRVLTTTHITNSTILLQNYTILETPKQIFAPKMIACHTMPYPYAVFYCHNQESKNNHNQESKNNVFEISLGSENGDRVEAAAVCHMDTSRWDRDHAAFSVLKIEPGTSPVCHFFPADNLVWVPLPAKI; this comes from the exons ATGCCACCTGCTAAGAAGTTTTGCAGCCTCCCCTTGTATGCTCTTGTACTTGTTCTATTG AGTGCGCAAGAAAATCGTGCCAGGAAGATAACTACAGGGTATGGGAAAGACAGCAATGAAAACATGGTTGTTTTGCAGCAACATGCCATGGATAACCATCTACAACTGCAAACAGCTTACAGAGAAGAAAGCCATGAACAGAAGCTCCAATTCAAGTACAACAACAATGATGATCATGGGCATCATATACAGAAACTTAGGAACCATGAACATGGTCATTCATCATCCCACATGGATCACACGGATCCTGCCCTAAATGTTTTCTTCACAACAAATGACTTGGTGGTTGGAAAAACAATGCCGATATACTTCCCCAGAAACGACCTCTCTGCTTCCCCTAGATTACTACCTAGAGAAGAAGCTGATTCCATTCCATTCTCGGCATCACAGATCCAATATCTCCTTGACTATTTTTCCTTCTCCAAGGGCTCTCCACAAGCCAAGGCCATAGAGTATACACTCAGGCAATGTGAACTTGAACCTATCAAGGGAGAGACCAGATTCTGTGCAACCTCATTGGAATCCATGCTTGAGTTTGCACGTGACATCTTTGGATTTGATGCTCGATTCAGAGTACTGACCACTACCCATATCACAAATTCAACAATCCTTTTGCAGAACTATACGATTCTGGAAACACCTAAACAGATCTTTGCTCCTAAAATGATTGCATGCCATACCATGCCTTACCCTTATGCAGTTTTCTATTGCCATAACCAAGAGAGCAAAAACAACCATAACCAAGAGAGCAAAAACAATGTGTTTGAGATTTCGCTAGGAAGTGAGAATGGGGATAGAGTGGAAGCAGCTGCTGTTTGCCATATGGATACCTCCAGATGGGACCGTGATCATGCTGCATTCAGCGTGCTCAAGATCGAACCTGGAACCTCCCCTGTCTGCCATTTCTTCCCAGCAGATAATCTAGTTTGGGTGCCTTTGCCAGCTAAAATCTAG
- the LOC107426895 gene encoding organ-specific protein P4 yields MKSLLPFLCILLSLLLFTNLSFARKDIGDYWKSIMKEQPMPEAIRDLFHQEDVPSLPGSRKMDRFARDFDIRPNLIIYHAHPKPVEGKTETEDEEEFKVIKQINRG; encoded by the exons ATGAAGTCTCTCTTACCTTTCCTCTGTATTCTCCTCTCTCTTCTATTG TTTACCAACCTGAGCTTTGCAAGAAAAGACATAGGAGACTACTGGAAAAGCATCATGAAAGAGCAACCCATGCCAGAGGCAATCAGAGATCTTTTCCATCAAGAAGATGTGCCATCTCTCCCCGGTTCAAGGAAAATGGATCGTTTCGCTAGGGATTTCGACATTAGGCCAAACCTTATAATTTACCACGCCCATCCGAAGCCTGTAGAAGGGAAAACTGAAACAGAGGATGAAGAAGAATTCAAAGTTATTAAGCAAATCAACCGTGGCTGA
- the LOC107426892 gene encoding BURP domain protein USPL1 isoform X1, whose protein sequence is MERMSRISRTPNKVREMGLGLTSCALLLHLYLVMCAKGSESKQIRSEDNNIIIQLPGSNVNPHKKSDAIHFPQLGMVHKFDPQGHTDNHHHPSISHMDHKMDPSAMRFFTIEDMFVGKKMPLYFHRTDPSNSPHFLPRDEADSIPFSSKQLPDLLRRFAFYPDSSQAKSMERSLRQCEAEPMEGETNFCATSLESMLDYNRGVFGLNTPFRLVTTIYFSHTDVSFQNYTILEAPKQILATKMVACHSLPYPYAVFYCHSQKSENKVYKVLIGGDNGERMEAVAVCHMDTSQWSRDHASFRVLGIERGTSPVCHFFPADNLIWVPALASI, encoded by the exons ATGGAAAGGATGAGCAGAATCAGTAGGACTCCTAATAAAGTAAGAGAAATGGGTTTAGGACTTACTTCATGTGCTCTCTTACTTCATCTATATCTTGTCATG TGTGCCAAAGGAAGTGAATCTAAGCAGATTAGAAGCGAAGACAACAATATCATTATTCAACTCCCTGGCAGTAATGTTAATCCCCATAAGAAATCTGATGCTATTCATTTCCCACAACTCGGCATGGTTCATAAATTTGATCCTCAGGGACATACTgataatcatcatcatccatCAATATCCCACATGGATCACAAAATGGACCCTTCAGCAATGCGTTTCTTCACCATAGAAGACATGTTCGTTGGGAAAAAGATGCCTCTTTATTTCCACAGGACAGATCCTTCAAATTCTCCACACTTTTTGCCCAGAGATGAAGCTGATTCGATTCCTTTCTCATCGAAACAACTTCCGGACCTTCTTCGACGTTTCGCTTTCTATCCGGACTCTTCACAGGCCAAATCCATGGAAAGATCACTCAGACAATGTGAGGCTGAACCCATGGAAGGAGAGACAAACTTCTGTGCTACATCCTTAGAATCGATGCTTGACTATAACCGCGGCGTTTTCGGATTAAATACGCCTTTCAGACTTGTAACCACTATCTATTTCTCCCATACGGATGTGAGTTTCCAGAATTATACAATCTTGGAAGCTCCTAAACAGATATTGGCAACCAAAATGGTGGCATGCCATTCCTTGCCATACCCTTATGCAGTATTCTATTGCCATAGCCAGAAGAGTGAGAACAAGGTGTATAAGGTTTTAATTGGTGGTGACAATGGGGAGAGGATGGAAGCTGTTGCTGTTTGTCACATGGACACGTCGCAGTGGAGCCGCGATCATGCGTCGTTTCGTGTGCTTGGGATCGAGCGGGGGACTTCCCCTGTTTGCCATTTCTTCCCTGCTGATAATCTCATCTGGGTTCCAGCACTTGCTTCCATTTAA